The Ziziphus jujuba cultivar Dongzao chromosome 5, ASM3175591v1 genome segment atatatatatatatgtttatttatttatttatttgtttttgttctatgTAAATTTCTCCCAATCGTCCTCctttttaaatatctaattttatttgttatcattataattattattattttgtctttttgtgAATGCTTTTAATCGCCTTTGCATCTGTTTGTTCGCTATTATTATTAGCTCTggatgattttatattttatttttagattaatctTCTCGCTTTGCTGTTTCTATTTGCTCAATCCCGGTTTTGAAATTGgtattttgtttggaaaatttCTGCAAATTGGACATtggatctaattttatttcatgtgctttttttatttgtttattatgtttttatccTTCTATGTTAGGCACTCACCTTATACTCAGTAAATTTTTTTGGTGTTCAAAAAAATGTTCAGAAATATTATAAACCCTTACTTTTTCAGCTCACCCAAAAGCTGTTAGTATATTTCAATTTGGAATAACATAAAATTGTTGTCTAATATCATAAGAAAAAATTTTTTGCAgggtttttttttctggaaTAGTATTCAGGCTGAGGCGATCTGATTTTTTCTTCTGGGTAAGAAGAGAACAGCATGCGGTGGTGGTTGAGTCTCTCTGTTGATGTGTTTCGCAAAGTCATCTCGTTGAACCTGTATTGTAGAGTGATCCTGTAATTTTCAATCATCTTTTTaagacctttttctttttaaaaaagaaatcttcTCGGCCTTCTTATTGTGTCATTTTCCATGGGTTCCCAATTTTTCATTGTTGTGCCCTGCTACGTCCGGCAAATTAGCTGAATATCTGGTCGTATCGTTCTCTTTTCCTAGTTGTTTGGttgaaaatacaaatttgtCGTTTGTCAAATTTCCTCTTTGAGTCGTTCTTTCTGCTGTTTGACGTTAACCCAGTTGGTAATTGTTTATCCTGACCATTACAAAGGGGATTACAAATCCCTTTGTTCACGTATATTTGGTTTCTCTTTTTTGGTGGTTCTTTCTGATCTCTGTTGAATTGAGGGTGCTCTGGTTTTGCCTAGTATTAAGTGTGAAAGTATTTTTCTTCTGGAAGACCGTGTTGTCTGCTCATATTGAAGGGTTGGGAAGTAGTTATGGTGTGCCAAGCAGCTAGCCAAACAAGATTTCGGGCATTGAAACACGAAAATGGGATTGCTGGGAGTGCCACCATCATTGTTAGAGTCATAGCTTGCTTTCAACCTCTACGGGATTGCCAGGTTAGTGAAACATAATTCATTACATTTGTTCAATTGTTTTTAAGATTTAGGTTGccaagttttgatattttaactGTACCCATGTTTGGAAGATTTCTTACTTGTTCTTTTTTAGAGAGAACATTATTGGATTCTAAATTTCTTATGCTTGATGTTTTCCAGGCCGAATATTTCCGTCATTTACTCAAACCTGTTACGTAGATATATTTTCTGCATTCGTGTGTTAAGTTAAGCTGGAGTTAGTTATTTTCCTTGTTGATCAAAGACAGAGAGTATTCAGCACATTCTAGTTGTACATTCATCTGGTACGTTTCACAGTGCCAATCTAATGAGTTATAGCTTAATGTTCAATGATCGCTTTTTCCAATGTTCTTGAGTTCTGATATCTGTGAAATTACTTTTAGGTAATTGTTTCGGTTGGATGGGTGAAGATTGTGGAGCCTGGAATCCTGAGCTGCACATTGATTGGGGATCACCTGGTCTGAACTCCTTGGGTGCACCACTTGCCTTAGGGCAACACAGTTATATGAGCCCAGGTGCAAATATGGTATCAACAAATGGTAATTTGCCAGCAAACGCATCTGTTGAGGTTCCTCAATTGCAGGCTGGCCAAGCAACTGAACCTCGAGGCTGGTTTTATTGCTTACCCCACCATCGACAGGCTGTCACGCCTACTCCAAACTTGATTCCGAAGGAGAAATTTTCTGCTTCCCCAAATGAAGGTTGTAGGGAGAGCACGAAGCCAAAGGTGGAGCCTTGGTGTGCTCAAAAGAGATTTCTTGTCATTGATCATTCTGGGGATCAGACAACTTTGATCTTTAGTTCTGGGATTGGGACTCCCATTCAGTGCCTTACATCTTGGGATCCCAATGCACGCGGTGCTTATAATTTGaacggggaagaagaagggaccaagaaagatttgaaaattttctcagAACCAGTGTTGACTGatgaatttaatgaaaataatgaaataggCGTGCAAAGTGAAATGCATGAAGACACAGAAGAGCTTAATGCCTTGCTCTACTCGGATGATGATAGTGATTCTGCCGAGGATGATGAAGTGACTAGTACAGGTCATTCACCCAGTACAATGACAGATTTTGATAGGCAAAATTGGTTTTGTGGAAGCACAGAAGAAGTTGCTAGTTCTGCTGGTACCACTAAAAAGCGGAAGTTATTTGGAGCTTGTGACGATAAGCTGTTGACATTGGACACTGCAACCTCTGTGAAACCCAACATATcctcagagttagaggatgatgCACGATCTAGCCGTGCCAACATCAGAAGTCCCGAGTTTAGAGAATTGGATTCCTTCTCAAGTGGCAAGAGGATGAAAAGGGAGAAAATCCGCGAAACCATTAGCATTCTGCAGAATATAATACCTGGCGGCAAAGGCAAGAATCCAATTGTGGTACTTGATGAAGCTATCCAATACTTGAAATCATTGAAGTCTAAAGCCGAAACCATCGGATTGGATGCAATTTAAGTTTGgttatgtttatgtttattagtatttttagtaatatttggATGTTATCGGTTGTCTATTAGTAGGTCCTTTTAACTTAGTACCGAATAAGTTGGATACACATGGACTCGTTGTTGTGGATATGGAGAGGACATGGGTTTCCAGCAGAGATGGAAAACTGCACCTTAACTGGACCAGAACCTAGATCCCCAAGCTAGAGAGATCTTCTTCAATGATTGGATGTGGGAACCAGCTGCTTCGAGGTCGGTATATTTCTATGTTGGCTTCTAGGTTAAAAGAGAAAAACGCCGTGTATTATGCACCAATAAAAAAGTGTAGTTTGAATCATTAGTCTTGTATGTCTTCAGGGTTAGAGAAAGTAACACCCACACCTAGGTGGGCGTGGAGGTTGTGTAGCTCTGTGGTTAAGAAAAAACACTGTTAGTTTATTCTAGATGTGGGGGGTCCCCCCATCAAGGTAAGGAATGAAGAATGCACGCCCCCTTTGGCTGTTCTGGGACCTATccagttctttttttctttttctttttttaattttaattttaatttttttttttattttttctcttttgatgTTGTAATTTTCCTGTCATATGGGGTGGGCGTTGGTGTTGATTCTCTTTTTACGTGTGATGGATGATGGATGAAAAATGCACGAGTGAGAaagccttcttctttttccatcATGCTTCAACTTGCCAAGGGGTTATGGCCCGCCAAGCCAGCTTTGAATCTGTGGGTTTGTAGCCATTTTTAGAGTAAattagcttttatttatttattattattgaaatatattATCGTTGCGTAATGTTTATGGTTGTATGGATGGTGTTTGGATGTATGGATGTGTCGGTATGATGGAGATGGACATAATTGgtattttgtgtttttgatGGAATCAAAAGTGGGTTTGGTTGGCTTTTAAAAGGTTGATGATAGAAGTTATataatgttttttgtttttgttgttggtgggatgttatttaaattttaagttgGCGTTATCGTTGTCTTGATGTCTCTGTATTTACGTCGCATGCACGCGTTTATAATTATCGGACAGCGATGTGTTTGTGAAATTTGTAGTGATATtgattcctttttattttattttttgaaatttcagctgttttatttatttactttttcccTTTTGCCCTTGGGATGTCTCTCGGGTGGTGTGGGGACCGCCTCATTTTTGCATTATTAGCAAGACAAAACATTTCTTTTGCATGAGCGGTGGGAAAGCGTATTTTCGGTAAGGTTTAGTGCTCAAGCCTTTGAattcaacaaaatgaaaattttcccttttttatgttttttttaatgcataatATCGTCTTAAATTTTACTAATAAAATGAGAAAATCGTTCTTCATTTGAATGAGGAGAATTCATTCAATGATTTCAATCCAATCTGTTTTCcaagtatatatctatatatatatatatatatatatatgtacacacgttcatattttctcttttatctATGCGGTGACGGAGGGAAATGGGGTAAAAATAGGTTGGAGAGGAATATATTCTCTATCACATCACTTGGTTTGGAAGCATCAAAGAATCCTTTTAGACatggtttgttttttttctccttgACACAACAAAGAAGTACTTTTATTCAATTGTGACGTTGTTTCAAGGAATTTAAGTAATATTTCATTTTCCATAATGGAATTTGCAACTTCCTTGACGCACTACATAAAATTTCTGGTCCATTTAGCCCAATAGAATCCGGAATCTCCAACTAAAGATGTGGTCCTCAGCTTTTAACTTTTGGAAGTCTAGCCTGTTTGCCAAATTTGCTTTCACAATATGTCAAGTATTCCTTTACCTTTGCTCTAACCACCTCTACATATAAGTAACTTTAGAATAACTTTAAAACAGTAGCCTATATAGAGGCAAAATTGGCAAACTACTACTGGAGCTAGTGAAATTACAAGAGGTAAAATAACTGTAAAATTTCTACCAATTTTTGTTTTGCCCctatttaatattgttattatagcCTGTTATTACACAATGTAGCccattataaaatccatatggTGGACGTGCTATGGCATTACTTGCATGCTTATCTTATAATGGATATTTTATGTCCCATTAAACGTGGAAGGAAGGATATAATAGAATAAGTCTATTCTaacaaaattatagatataATATGTTGGGAATATAGTTCGCAATCTATGTTAGGTGTTTGATGATCTGGTAGGTGCTAAGTGTTGCTATTTACCGAAGTAGGACTTTAATATTAACCCATTAATTGTGGTGATATTCTTAGTATTTAACACATTACTAGGTGCtctttgtatatttatatactaaAGTAATATTATATTGGAGGTACGCTGATATGTCATTAGGTACCAAACATAAGATATAATCTAGGTTCTCAACAAATcaaaaaggtatatatatattttgtttttatattttatgtaagTTGGTTTTGAAGAATGTATTTTATATAAGTTATAGAGACGATAGATGGCATCGTCGAAGCGACTCTTGGGTCCAGATATTGTAATCCAACTACGTTGTATAGCCTGGTCCATATTACACAGGCATGTACAGCTAGCCCAAAGATGCTATCTTTTTAGATTGGGCTTGACAAGCAGGTTAGAAGCCCAAACTTTAACTATACACCGGGAAATCAACGGCGGTTATAAATTACGCAACCTTTGATAATGCTCACCTTATGTATGACGTCAGCCAGTTAACGAGTTcgtaattcattttttaatttttgtttttaatttttaatttttttgtaattttgggCGTAGAAGCGGCGTATAACAGGAAGCACAAGGGTCATACAAAtgtatcatataatataaattagaataatacTATTCGTAAGCATTAGCATCATTATTTTGCCTTGCCTCCGTGTagtgatatatataaaaattattttataatgtaaaa includes the following:
- the LOC107411163 gene encoding transcription factor bHLH143, which translates into the protein MGEDCGAWNPELHIDWGSPGLNSLGAPLALGQHSYMSPGANMVSTNGNLPANASVEVPQLQAGQATEPRGWFYCLPHHRQAVTPTPNLIPKEKFSASPNEGCRESTKPKVEPWCAQKRFLVIDHSGDQTTLIFSSGIGTPIQCLTSWDPNARGAYNLNGEEEGTKKDLKIFSEPVLTDEFNENNEIGVQSEMHEDTEELNALLYSDDDSDSAEDDEVTSTGHSPSTMTDFDRQNWFCGSTEEVASSAGTTKKRKLFGACDDKLLTLDTATSVKPNISSELEDDARSSRANIRSPEFRELDSFSSGKRMKREKIRETISILQNIIPGGKGKNPIVVLDEAIQYLKSLKSKAETIGLDAI